The Gopherus flavomarginatus isolate rGopFla2 chromosome 25, rGopFla2.mat.asm, whole genome shotgun sequence genome has a segment encoding these proteins:
- the GOSR2 gene encoding Golgi SNAP receptor complex member 2 isoform X2, translating into MGHLETSDKQSVHLVENEIQARIDRIFSNLERLEILSSKEPANKRQNAKLRVDQLKYDVQHLQSALRNFQHRRYSREQQEKQREELLARTFTANGTHKKILDVANMLGLSNTVMRLIEKRAFQDKYFMIGGMLLSCVIMFLVVQYLT; encoded by the exons ATGGGGCATCTTGAGACCTCCGACAAGCAGTCAGTACACT TGGTAGAAAATGAGATTCAGGCAAGAATAGACAGGATATTCAGCAACCTGGAACGCCTGGAGATCCTGTCCAGCAAAGAACCTGCCAACAAACGGCAGAATGCCAAACT CCGAGTTGACCAGCTGAAATATGATGTCCAGCACCTGCAGTCAGCACTGAGGAATTTCCAGCATCGTCGTTACAGTCGAGAGCAACAGGAGAAACAGCGAGAGGAGCTCCTGGCACGCACTTTCACTGCTAAT GGCACGCACAAAAAAATCCTAGATGTTGCCAACATGCTGGGCTTATCGAACACAGTGATGCGACTGATTGAGAAGCGGGCTTTCCAGGACAAATACTTCATGATCGGCGGAATGCTCTTGAGCTGCGTGATCATGTTCCTTGTGGTGCAGTACCTGACGTGA
- the GOSR2 gene encoding Golgi SNAP receptor complex member 2 isoform X1, with product MGHLETSDKQSVHLVENEIQARIDRIFSNLERLEILSSKEPANKRQNAKLRVDQLKYDVQHLQSALRNFQHRRYSREQQEKQREELLARTFTANDSDTTIPIDETLQFNESLQNAHRGMDDLIGSGTSILHGLRDQRMTLKGTHKKILDVANMLGLSNTVMRLIEKRAFQDKYFMIGGMLLSCVIMFLVVQYLT from the exons ATGGGGCATCTTGAGACCTCCGACAAGCAGTCAGTACACT TGGTAGAAAATGAGATTCAGGCAAGAATAGACAGGATATTCAGCAACCTGGAACGCCTGGAGATCCTGTCCAGCAAAGAACCTGCCAACAAACGGCAGAATGCCAAACT CCGAGTTGACCAGCTGAAATATGATGTCCAGCACCTGCAGTCAGCACTGAGGAATTTCCAGCATCGTCGTTACAGTCGAGAGCAACAGGAGAAACAGCGAGAGGAGCTCCTGGCACGCACTTTCACTGCTAAT GACTCTGACACCACCATACCGATCGACGAAACATTACAGTTTAATGAATCCCTCCAGAATGCCCATCGTGGCATGGATGATCTTATTGGCAGTGGGACCAGCATCCTGCATGGGCTGAGGGACCAGAGAATGACACTAAAG GGCACGCACAAAAAAATCCTAGATGTTGCCAACATGCTGGGCTTATCGAACACAGTGATGCGACTGATTGAGAAGCGGGCTTTCCAGGACAAATACTTCATGATCGGCGGAATGCTCTTGAGCTGCGTGATCATGTTCCTTGTGGTGCAGTACCTGACGTGA